A single window of Phycisphaerae bacterium DNA harbors:
- a CDS encoding Gfo/Idh/MocA family oxidoreductase produces MQDIKIRTAVIGAGKMGEIHAKVYDSLPQSDLMAVVDTDTDKAKKLARKYKCSTFTDISGLLGKVDAVTIATPTTAHYELAKLFIENGVAVMIEKPLASDTSQGLEIVELARSRGVVAAVGHSERCNPVVQAMKRLEISPRFIESTRISPYPFRSTDIGVVLDVMIHDIDIILSLAASKVEKVEAVGIGVIDPDKEDICNARIVFENGCIANVTASRLALKTERKVRVFSRQAYLSLDYFGKTGTIIKADTDNIELINKIRKIKHGGMFDLLKTDWTKLVHYEKLQIDDKEPLRLELESFLKAVADKGSRPEVSVEEGLAALQCAEMILDSIKKHKWD; encoded by the coding sequence ATGCAAGATATAAAAATACGAACCGCTGTCATCGGCGCAGGCAAAATGGGGGAGATACATGCGAAGGTATACGACAGTCTCCCGCAAAGCGATTTAATGGCTGTAGTTGATACGGATACCGATAAAGCCAAAAAGCTCGCCAGAAAATACAAATGCTCTACGTTTACAGACATCTCTGGATTACTGGGTAAAGTTGATGCGGTGACGATAGCAACGCCGACAACCGCGCACTATGAGCTGGCAAAGCTTTTTATCGAAAACGGCGTGGCGGTGATGATTGAGAAGCCGCTGGCGTCTGATACAAGTCAAGGCTTGGAGATTGTGGAGCTTGCAAGAAGCCGGGGCGTTGTCGCCGCCGTCGGCCATTCCGAGCGGTGCAACCCCGTTGTTCAGGCGATGAAACGGCTTGAGATTTCGCCGAGGTTTATCGAATCCACACGAATTAGTCCGTACCCATTCCGCTCGACCGATATTGGTGTTGTGCTGGATGTAATGATTCACGACATCGATATTATTTTGTCTTTGGCGGCGAGTAAGGTGGAGAAGGTCGAAGCCGTCGGCATAGGCGTTATCGACCCGGACAAAGAGGACATCTGCAACGCGAGAATAGTTTTTGAAAACGGCTGTATCGCTAACGTCACCGCATCCCGGCTCGCGCTTAAAACCGAGCGAAAAGTTCGGGTCTTCAGCAGGCAGGCGTATCTGAGCCTGGATTATTTCGGGAAAACCGGCACAATTATAAAGGCCGATACAGACAACATCGAGCTGATAAATAAAATCCGCAAGATCAAACACGGCGGGATGTTTGATTTGCTGAAAACCGACTGGACGAAGCTGGTTCATTACGAGAAACTGCAGATAGACGACAAAGAGCCGCTGCGTCTCGAGCTGGAATCCTTCTTAAAGGCGGTGGCTGATAAGGGTTCAAGACCGGAAGTCAGCGTCGAAGAGGGCTTGGCGGCGCTTCAATGCGCCGAGATGATTCTCGATTCTATTAAAAAACACAAGTGGGATTAA
- the uvrA gene encoding excinuclease ABC subunit UvrA — protein MAGRAEKVIKITGAAEHNLKNINLSIPRDKMVVITGISGSGKSSLAFDTIYAEGRRKYVESLSAYARQFLEQMQKPAVADITGLPPTIAIEQRSASSNPRSTVATTTEIYDYFRLLFARVGQPHCWVCGKEITSQHSSQIVDSILTRPEGTKIQICAPLIRGKKGEHRDILAGIQQQGFVRVRVDGDIYDLKNVPVLDKNKKHDIAAVVDRLIIKDSVRIRLADSIETALKLADGIVLVLMQAPDADSKSGGGNKWKEIIYSEKFACPKHPQASLEELSPRLFSFNSPYGACKSCDGLGTILEFDPDLIVPDKSVSLDRGAVEAWRKGGKRMNIYYNRLIKKFCRHSGISKSIPFEQIPKEIRRILMHGTTAADTRDYGFRFEGVIPNLTRRWKTTSSEYVKARLHSYFGELPCQSCNGTRLRPEAAAVTLGGINIHQLASLSIEKAQEFFNKLVLNEEQSLIAAQILKEIHARLKFMVDVGIGYLTLDRKSGTLAGGESQRIRLATQVGSGLVGVCYVLDEPTIGLHKRDNNRLLGILKRLSKLGNTVLVVEHDEDIIKSADHIIDIGPAAGAHGGELIVQGSYETVIGCHESLTGDYLSGRKRIALPMRRRSYSLGRCVEVKGAAENNLKNIDVKFPLGVFVCVTGVSGSGKSTLVNQILLRALKHRLYTSREKPGKHKTILGTSQIDKVIEIDQSPIGKTPRSNPATYTGVFDLIRKLLSMTREAKIRGYKSGRFSFNVKGGRCEDCGGQGTKKIEMHFLPDVYVTCQACRGKRYNPETLQVTYKGKNVADILDMRIEEALDFFVNFPTIMRVLRTLNDVGMGYMQLGQSSTTLSGGEAQRVKLAAELGKAATGRTLYLLDEPTTGLHFADIHNLLNVLGRLCDMGNTVVVIEHNLDVIKMADYIIDLGPEGGDAGGEVVATGKPEEIIKNGKSYTARYLEEKLKADKKKR, from the coding sequence ATGGCAGGACGAGCGGAAAAAGTGATTAAGATTACGGGGGCGGCGGAGCACAACCTCAAGAACATCAACCTGAGTATCCCGCGGGACAAAATGGTGGTGATTACCGGCATTTCCGGCTCCGGCAAAAGCTCGCTGGCCTTCGATACTATTTACGCCGAGGGCAGGAGAAAGTACGTCGAATCGCTCAGCGCATACGCCCGCCAATTTCTTGAGCAGATGCAAAAGCCCGCTGTGGCTGATATTACGGGCCTGCCCCCTACTATTGCAATCGAGCAACGAAGCGCCAGCAGCAATCCTCGCTCGACGGTAGCCACTACAACCGAAATCTACGATTATTTCAGATTGCTTTTCGCCCGTGTCGGTCAGCCGCACTGCTGGGTCTGCGGCAAAGAGATTACAAGTCAGCATTCATCGCAGATAGTAGATTCGATACTCACCCGCCCGGAAGGCACGAAAATCCAGATTTGCGCCCCGCTGATTCGCGGCAAAAAAGGCGAGCATCGAGACATTTTGGCCGGCATACAACAGCAGGGCTTTGTGCGCGTGCGCGTTGACGGTGATATTTATGATTTGAAGAATGTCCCTGTTTTGGATAAAAACAAAAAGCACGATATCGCAGCAGTCGTCGACAGACTGATTATTAAGGATTCAGTCCGCATTCGACTGGCCGATTCAATTGAAACGGCGCTGAAGCTGGCTGATGGGATAGTGTTAGTGCTGATGCAGGCCCCTGATGCGGATTCGAAAAGCGGCGGAGGCAACAAATGGAAAGAGATTATCTACAGCGAAAAGTTTGCCTGCCCCAAACACCCGCAGGCATCTCTTGAGGAGCTGTCGCCGCGCCTGTTCAGCTTCAACAGCCCGTACGGCGCCTGCAAAAGCTGCGACGGCCTTGGGACAATTCTGGAATTCGACCCTGATTTAATCGTCCCCGACAAGAGTGTTTCGCTGGACCGAGGGGCGGTCGAGGCGTGGCGCAAGGGCGGCAAGCGAATGAACATTTACTATAACCGGCTTATTAAAAAATTCTGCAGGCATTCCGGCATCAGCAAATCGATTCCCTTCGAACAGATACCGAAAGAGATAAGAAGAATTCTGATGCACGGCACAACAGCGGCTGATACAAGAGATTACGGCTTTCGGTTCGAAGGCGTTATCCCGAATCTTACGCGGCGATGGAAAACAACCAGCAGCGAATACGTCAAGGCCAGGCTACACAGCTACTTCGGCGAACTGCCCTGCCAAAGCTGCAACGGGACACGGCTTCGGCCCGAGGCTGCCGCCGTAACACTAGGCGGCATAAACATACACCAATTGGCTTCATTGAGCATTGAGAAGGCACAGGAGTTTTTCAACAAACTCGTATTAAACGAGGAACAATCGCTGATTGCAGCCCAGATATTAAAAGAGATACATGCACGGCTGAAATTTATGGTCGATGTCGGGATTGGTTACCTGACGCTGGACAGAAAGAGCGGCACGCTTGCCGGCGGGGAATCGCAGCGGATTCGACTGGCCACACAGGTCGGCAGCGGCCTGGTCGGGGTCTGCTATGTGCTCGATGAGCCGACAATAGGTCTGCACAAGCGAGACAATAATCGGTTGTTAGGCATACTTAAGCGCCTAAGCAAGCTCGGCAATACGGTCCTGGTCGTTGAGCATGATGAGGATATTATCAAAAGCGCAGACCATATTATCGATATCGGCCCAGCGGCAGGTGCGCACGGCGGCGAACTTATCGTCCAGGGCAGTTACGAAACGGTTATCGGCTGTCACGAGTCGCTGACAGGTGACTATCTAAGCGGCAGGAAAAGAATAGCCCTGCCAATGAGGAGAAGGAGCTACAGCCTTGGAAGGTGCGTCGAGGTAAAAGGCGCCGCAGAGAACAATCTTAAAAATATCGATGTGAAATTTCCGCTGGGGGTATTCGTTTGTGTAACTGGCGTTTCCGGCTCCGGCAAGAGTACTCTGGTAAACCAGATTTTATTGCGGGCATTGAAGCACCGGCTCTACACATCCCGTGAAAAGCCGGGCAAACACAAGACCATTCTCGGAACCTCGCAAATAGACAAGGTCATAGAGATAGACCAGTCGCCGATTGGAAAGACGCCAAGGAGTAACCCGGCAACATATACCGGCGTGTTCGACCTGATAAGAAAACTGCTTTCGATGACACGAGAGGCGAAGATTCGCGGCTATAAGTCGGGCAGGTTCAGCTTCAACGTCAAAGGCGGACGATGTGAAGACTGCGGAGGACAAGGGACAAAGAAGATAGAGATGCATTTTCTGCCGGATGTTTATGTCACCTGCCAGGCGTGCCGAGGCAAGCGATATAATCCGGAGACGCTGCAGGTTACGTATAAAGGCAAGAACGTCGCCGATATACTCGATATGAGAATTGAAGAGGCGCTCGATTTCTTTGTTAATTTCCCAACGATTATGCGAGTACTGCGGACGCTCAACGATGTCGGGATGGGCTATATGCAATTAGGTCAGTCGTCAACGACACTTTCCGGCGGTGAGGCGCAGCGGGTAAAGCTTGCCGCTGAATTAGGCAAGGCCGCTACTGGGCGCACTTTGTATCTGCTTGATGAACCGACGACAGGGCTGCACTTTGCCGACATTCATAATCTGTTAAACGTGCTGGGCCGGCTGTGCGATATGGGCAATACCGTCGTGGTAATCGAGCATAATCTTGACGTTATCAAAATGGCGGACTATATAATAGACCTCGGCCCTGAGGGTGGAGATGCCGGCGGCGAAGTGGTCGCAACAGGCAAGCCCGAGGAGATCATCAAGAACGGTAAAAGTTATACGGCCAGATATTTAGAGGAAAAACTGAAAGCCGATAAGAAAAAGAGGTAA
- a CDS encoding NifU family protein, with the protein MCDKCGCGQSNTEQTFEQKVKDVLDSIIRPALKGHRGDVELVEIDDKNNVSLRLIGACCGCPGAAMTMRAGIEKILKEKVPEVNEVIAVED; encoded by the coding sequence ATGTGTGATAAATGCGGCTGCGGCCAATCCAACACCGAACAAACCTTCGAGCAAAAGGTCAAAGACGTGCTTGACTCCATTATCAGGCCTGCCTTGAAGGGCCATCGCGGCGATGTCGAACTGGTGGAAATAGACGATAAAAATAACGTCAGCTTGCGCCTTATAGGTGCCTGCTGCGGCTGCCCGGGTGCTGCGATGACAATGAGGGCGGGTATCGAAAAAATCCTCAAAGAAAAAGTCCCCGAAGTCAACGAAGTTATCGCCGTAGAAGATTAA
- the mtnA gene encoding S-methyl-5-thioribose-1-phosphate isomerase, which produces MIAATVKWIGSVNGFLELIDQRKLPGKLVKLKCRDIKQLYEAIKTLTVRGAPAIGVAGAYGLVLAVRKLSGRCSIAEAFERLKKAADYLRLSRPTAVNLSWALDRVILTVEKFAAENPKTTLQSLRKILLKEAKAIHQEDAEMCRSIGKNGQKFIKNGSGILTHCNAGALATAGQGTALSVMFEAHKKGKKFKVYVDETRPILQGARLTAWELKQAKIDAVVICDNMAGWLMKQGKISAVITGADRIAANGDAANKIGTYSLSILAKEHGIPFYIAAPSSTFDLSIKSGNQIPIEQRSADEVRFLGKKRITPDGVDIYNPAFDVTPAENITAIISEKGTIRQPTKKKIRQMLGQKPWQRKTRKI; this is translated from the coding sequence ATGATTGCAGCAACAGTTAAATGGATTGGCAGCGTTAACGGCTTTTTAGAGCTTATAGACCAGAGGAAACTGCCAGGCAAGCTTGTCAAACTGAAGTGCAGGGACATTAAACAACTCTACGAAGCAATTAAGACGCTTACTGTTCGCGGGGCACCGGCGATAGGAGTTGCGGGAGCTTATGGGCTGGTTCTGGCTGTGCGGAAGCTTAGTGGCCGATGCTCGATAGCTGAAGCGTTTGAACGTCTGAAAAAAGCCGCTGATTATCTTCGCCTCTCGCGTCCGACGGCGGTGAATTTATCCTGGGCGCTGGACAGGGTTATACTCACTGTTGAGAAATTCGCTGCTGAAAACCCCAAGACAACTTTACAATCGCTTCGGAAGATACTTCTGAAAGAAGCAAAGGCGATTCATCAGGAAGACGCAGAGATGTGCCGGAGTATCGGTAAAAACGGCCAAAAGTTTATCAAAAATGGTTCCGGTATTTTAACACATTGCAACGCTGGTGCCCTGGCGACAGCGGGACAGGGAACAGCCTTATCTGTAATGTTCGAGGCGCATAAAAAAGGAAAAAAGTTTAAAGTTTACGTCGACGAGACAAGACCGATACTGCAGGGCGCCCGATTGACGGCGTGGGAATTGAAACAGGCGAAAATTGACGCGGTGGTTATTTGCGACAATATGGCGGGATGGCTGATGAAGCAGGGCAAAATCAGCGCAGTGATTACAGGGGCCGACCGAATCGCAGCAAATGGAGACGCGGCAAATAAAATCGGCACTTACAGCCTGAGCATTCTGGCCAAAGAACACGGCATACCTTTTTATATAGCTGCACCATCAAGCACGTTTGACCTGAGCATCAAAAGCGGTAACCAGATACCTATCGAGCAAAGGTCGGCTGATGAAGTCAGGTTTTTGGGCAAGAAAAGAATCACGCCGGACGGAGTCGATATCTACAATCCTGCGTTTGACGTAACACCGGCAGAAAATATCACGGCAATTATCTCGGAAAAAGGTACAATACGGCAGCCAACTAAAAAGAAAATCAGACAAATGCTTGGACAAAAACCATGGCAGAGGAAAACCAGGAAAATATAA
- a CDS encoding peptidylprolyl isomerase, which yields MDAKLKKVKLETTMGDIVIELNEKAAPVTVKNFLAYTGEGFYDGTIFHRVIPGFMIQGGGFTSDMVQKKPHEPIVNEASNGLKNDRGTIAMARTNNPNSATCQFFINHKDNPSLNYAGANNPGYAVFGKVVEGMETVDKIAAVKTTRKGPHADVPVEPVVIKSAKVVSEK from the coding sequence ATGGACGCAAAACTAAAGAAGGTAAAACTGGAAACAACCATGGGCGATATCGTCATCGAGCTTAATGAAAAGGCTGCACCGGTTACGGTCAAGAACTTCCTGGCATATACAGGGGAAGGTTTCTATGATGGAACGATATTTCACAGGGTAATACCGGGCTTTATGATACAGGGCGGCGGATTTACGTCTGATATGGTACAAAAGAAACCGCATGAGCCTATTGTCAACGAGGCCAGTAACGGGCTGAAAAATGACCGCGGCACTATCGCAATGGCACGAACAAATAATCCGAACAGCGCCACCTGCCAGTTCTTTATTAATCACAAAGACAACCCAAGCCTGAACTATGCCGGCGCCAACAATCCGGGGTACGCCGTATTTGGAAAAGTGGTCGAAGGCATGGAAACAGTGGATAAAATAGCGGCAGTCAAAACGACGCGAAAAGGCCCGCACGCTGATGTTCCTGTCGAGCCGGTAGTGATAAAATCAGCGAAAGTCGTTTCCGAAAAATAA
- the nfi gene encoding deoxyribonuclease V (cleaves DNA at apurinic or apyrimidinic sites), translating into MKIKSLHNWNLSYPQAIALQKSLSGKVQRIELRKQPKTIAGIDCAFSGDKKKIFACVVLLKLPDFELIETAGAVQKLTFPYIPGLLSFREAPACIAAVKKLKHQPDAFIIDGQGIAHPRRFGLACHLGLFFDKPTVGCAKSRLTGSFEEPSPEKGSFSLLKDGRETIGAVVRTRTNVKPVFVSVGNKCSLRNAIEIILNCTTRYRIPEPTRLAHQFVSMLKLKT; encoded by the coding sequence ATGAAGATAAAAAGTTTACATAACTGGAATCTGTCCTATCCACAGGCAATAGCTTTACAGAAAAGCTTGAGCGGGAAGGTGCAGCGGATTGAATTGAGAAAACAGCCGAAAACCATTGCCGGCATTGATTGTGCCTTTAGCGGGGATAAGAAAAAAATCTTTGCGTGCGTAGTCCTTTTGAAGTTGCCTGATTTTGAACTAATTGAAACGGCAGGCGCAGTGCAGAAACTTACTTTTCCTTACATTCCGGGCCTGCTTTCCTTCCGTGAAGCGCCCGCCTGTATCGCCGCTGTCAAAAAATTAAAACATCAGCCGGATGCTTTTATTATTGATGGTCAGGGTATTGCTCACCCTCGCCGATTCGGACTGGCCTGCCATCTGGGTCTGTTTTTCGATAAGCCAACCGTTGGCTGTGCAAAAAGTAGATTAACCGGAAGCTTTGAGGAACCTTCTCCTGAAAAGGGTTCTTTCAGTCTGCTTAAAGATGGTCGGGAAACTATCGGCGCAGTCGTTAGAACACGCACAAATGTCAAGCCGGTCTTTGTCTCTGTAGGCAACAAATGCTCGCTGAGAAACGCGATTGAAATCATCCTCAATTGCACGACCAGATACCGCATTCCCGAACCAACCCGCCTGGCGCATCAGTTTGTTAGTATGCTAAAGCTGAAAACTTAG
- the ilvB gene encoding biosynthetic-type acetolactate synthase large subunit — MSPKSRSAAVSADKSTSKAGAQIIVDTLIDLGVDTMFGYCGGVVLPLFDRLYDAPIRVIVPRHEQGGCHMADGYARASGKVGVVIATSGPGACNLVTGLATALMDSVPLVALTGQVRTELIGNDAFQEADTTGITRSVTKYNSIVKDIKDLSRVIHEAFYIASTSRPGPVLVDIPVDIQVARYEADGPVKMDLPGYKVQTKGHTRQISATAAAINKSEKPVLYVGGGVVTANASEELRALAQKAHLPVTMTLMGLGAFDQNSPESLDMLGMHGSAYANYAVQECDLLIAIGARFDDRVTGKVKTFAPNAKIIHIDIDPTSISKNVIVDIPVVGDAKYILTELLKEVEFRERAAWFKRIAEWKKKLPFTYDKKVSTIKPQYVIEELCRQTKGEAIVTTGVGQNQMWAAQFFKFSRPRQFISSGGLGTMGYGLPAAIGAQIARPDATVIDIDGDHSFNMTMTELATAVEHKLPIKVCILNNGYMGMPRQWQELFYGKRYSCSCLQNPNYADVAKALGAAGETVEKKADVPKAIEKLLAEKRPCVFDFRIEREENVWPMVAAGKSLNEMDGLDILESMA; from the coding sequence ATGAGCCCCAAGTCTCGTTCTGCGGCGGTTTCCGCCGACAAATCAACATCCAAAGCAGGCGCCCAGATAATCGTCGATACGCTTATCGATTTAGGCGTCGATACGATGTTCGGCTACTGCGGCGGGGTGGTATTGCCCTTATTCGACAGGTTATATGATGCTCCGATTCGAGTTATTGTTCCGCGCCACGAGCAAGGCGGCTGTCACATGGCCGATGGTTACGCCCGCGCCAGCGGGAAGGTCGGCGTAGTTATTGCGACCAGCGGGCCGGGCGCGTGTAATCTTGTTACAGGCCTTGCCACGGCACTGATGGATTCTGTCCCTTTGGTCGCCCTTACGGGACAGGTTCGCACAGAGCTTATCGGCAACGACGCGTTTCAGGAGGCCGACACGACCGGCATCACGCGATCTGTTACAAAATACAACAGTATTGTTAAGGACATTAAAGACCTGTCCCGTGTCATTCATGAGGCATTTTATATTGCTTCTACGTCCCGGCCCGGGCCGGTGCTCGTCGATATACCGGTTGATATTCAGGTCGCCAGATACGAGGCGGACGGGCCGGTCAAGATGGACCTGCCCGGCTATAAAGTTCAGACCAAGGGACATACGAGGCAGATATCAGCGACAGCGGCGGCGATAAACAAGTCGGAAAAGCCGGTGCTTTACGTCGGCGGCGGAGTTGTAACAGCCAACGCAAGCGAGGAATTAAGGGCGCTGGCACAGAAGGCGCATCTGCCGGTAACGATGACGCTCATGGGATTGGGCGCCTTTGACCAGAACAGCCCTGAGTCGCTGGATATGCTGGGGATGCACGGCTCGGCTTACGCTAATTACGCCGTTCAAGAATGCGATCTGCTGATCGCCATAGGCGCCCGTTTCGACGACAGGGTTACCGGAAAAGTCAAAACCTTTGCCCCGAACGCGAAGATAATCCATATCGATATCGACCCGACGAGCATTTCGAAGAATGTCATTGTGGACATTCCCGTCGTAGGCGATGCGAAATATATACTGACCGAGCTTCTCAAGGAAGTCGAGTTCCGCGAGAGGGCTGCGTGGTTTAAAAGAATAGCCGAGTGGAAGAAAAAGCTTCCCTTTACCTACGACAAGAAAGTATCAACGATTAAGCCGCAGTATGTTATCGAGGAGCTTTGCCGTCAGACTAAAGGCGAAGCGATTGTAACCACCGGCGTCGGACAAAATCAGATGTGGGCGGCCCAATTTTTCAAATTCAGCAGGCCTCGCCAATTCATAAGCTCCGGCGGTCTGGGGACAATGGGTTATGGTCTGCCTGCGGCAATAGGCGCCCAGATAGCGAGGCCGGACGCGACCGTTATCGATATCGACGGCGACCACAGTTTTAATATGACGATGACGGAATTGGCGACGGCGGTCGAGCACAAGCTGCCCATTAAGGTTTGCATACTGAATAACGGGTATATGGGTATGCCGCGTCAGTGGCAGGAGCTTTTCTACGGCAAGAGGTATTCGTGCAGCTGCCTGCAGAATCCCAATTACGCAGACGTTGCGAAAGCACTCGGTGCAGCCGGAGAGACTGTCGAGAAAAAGGCGGACGTTCCGAAGGCCATCGAGAAGCTGCTCGCGGAAAAGCGGCCCTGCGTTTTTGACTTTAGAATCGAGCGAGAGGAAAATGTTTGGCCGATGGTTGCGGCCGGTAAAAGCCTGAACGAGATGGACGGGCTTGATATACTGGAAAGTATGGCTTAA
- the lpxC gene encoding UDP-3-O-acyl-N-acetylglucosamine deacetylase: protein MKLQKTIKSEARVSGKGMFGGKEAKVVFRPAPADAGVVFVRTDVAEPVRISAIVTNVAERGRRTSLKKGPVSIETVEHCLAAVSALEIDNLVVEVEGPELPAPDCSSAEYFNILKRAGLVEQPENRKELVISEPISITSGDASIYALPYADDGLNITYDLDYSGHTGIGRQIFSCRVMPESFEKHLAPARTFLLEAEAQQFQARGVGAHLSPRDILVVSSDGPIKNSFRFPNECARHKIVDLIGDLALTGRAVKGRVVAYKSGHSLNQQLARKLYEAAEQQDRMAKFGTDALLDIRQIAKILPHRYPFLLVDKVIEIEGDTRIKGIKNVSFNEHFFQGHFPGTPIMPGVLIVEAMAQMSGLLFAQKLEHAGKLAMLFSMDDVKLRKAVVPGDQLILIAETVRTRKRTAQCKCKAMVGKTVVAEAQIKFMLVDEEKM, encoded by the coding sequence TTGAAACTTCAGAAGACGATAAAAAGTGAAGCAAGGGTATCCGGCAAAGGAATGTTTGGCGGTAAGGAGGCGAAAGTTGTCTTTCGTCCCGCCCCTGCCGATGCCGGAGTGGTTTTCGTGCGGACCGATGTTGCCGAGCCTGTGCGGATCAGCGCCATTGTTACAAATGTTGCTGAGCGAGGCCGGCGCACGTCATTAAAAAAAGGTCCTGTGAGCATAGAGACAGTTGAGCATTGTCTGGCTGCAGTCAGCGCCCTGGAGATAGATAATCTGGTTGTAGAAGTTGAAGGCCCGGAGCTACCAGCCCCAGACTGCAGCAGCGCCGAGTATTTCAATATACTCAAGAGGGCAGGGTTGGTTGAGCAGCCGGAGAACCGCAAAGAACTCGTCATTAGTGAACCGATCAGTATTACCTCCGGTGATGCCTCGATATACGCCCTGCCATACGCAGATGACGGTTTAAATATTACCTACGACCTCGATTACAGCGGCCATACCGGTATAGGCAGGCAGATTTTCAGCTGCCGGGTGATGCCGGAGAGTTTTGAAAAGCATCTGGCTCCGGCCCGAACTTTTTTGTTAGAAGCAGAGGCGCAGCAATTTCAAGCTCGTGGGGTAGGAGCACATCTTAGCCCCCGTGACATTCTGGTTGTCAGCTCAGACGGCCCGATTAAGAACAGTTTCAGATTTCCGAACGAGTGCGCCAGGCATAAAATCGTCGATTTGATCGGCGACCTTGCGCTGACCGGCCGGGCTGTTAAGGGAAGAGTGGTAGCCTATAAGAGCGGACATTCGTTAAACCAGCAGCTCGCAAGAAAGCTATATGAGGCAGCCGAGCAGCAAGACCGCATGGCAAAGTTCGGAACGGACGCCCTTCTGGACATTCGGCAGATTGCCAAGATTTTGCCGCACAGATACCCATTTTTGCTGGTAGACAAGGTGATCGAAATCGAAGGCGATACGCGAATAAAGGGGATAAAGAACGTAAGCTTCAATGAGCATTTTTTCCAGGGCCACTTTCCGGGCACACCTATTATGCCCGGCGTTCTTATCGTAGAGGCGATGGCGCAAATGTCCGGGCTGCTGTTCGCACAAAAACTGGAACACGCCGGCAAGCTGGCGATGCTTTTCAGTATGGATGATGTAAAATTGCGCAAGGCAGTTGTCCCCGGCGACCAGCTTATTCTTATCGCTGAGACAGTCAGAACAAGAAAAAGAACGGCGCAGTGCAAATGCAAGGCAATGGTAGGAAAAACGGTAGTTGCTGAAGCGCAAATAAAGTTTATGCTTGTAGATGAAGAGAAAATGTAA
- the lpxA gene encoding acyl-ACP--UDP-N-acetylglucosamine O-acyltransferase — translation MIQVHPSAVVSKEARLADGVVIGPNCVIDSGVSIGTGTVLDANVVIGKNVEIGRGNHFYPNCTIGGRPQMLNLKADSEIGKIVIGDNNTIREQVTIHPSIYAGKFTKVGNDNLLMIGVHIGHDCFLEDKIVLSNYVQISGHCKIETGVWLSGVVLVHQFITIGKWCYAAGMAGINKDVPPFLIVSGHYPPKVRGVNKRGLARAGLNEQQQQKIMEAYRKLYRKSRTLLENAKAMEKEDGLDENVRAMLESIIRSSEQRFGRHLEKFRH, via the coding sequence ATGATTCAAGTACATCCAAGTGCCGTAGTCAGCAAAGAGGCCCGGCTGGCTGATGGTGTTGTGATTGGGCCAAACTGTGTTATCGACAGCGGAGTCTCAATCGGCACCGGCACAGTGCTCGACGCTAACGTCGTTATCGGCAAGAACGTCGAGATCGGCCGGGGCAATCACTTTTATCCCAATTGCACGATAGGCGGCAGGCCGCAAATGCTGAATCTGAAGGCAGACAGCGAGATTGGAAAAATTGTCATAGGTGATAACAATACCATCCGGGAACAGGTAACTATTCATCCGAGTATTTACGCGGGCAAGTTTACGAAAGTAGGAAATGATAATCTCCTTATGATTGGAGTGCACATCGGACACGACTGCTTCCTCGAAGATAAGATTGTTCTCAGTAACTATGTGCAGATAAGCGGGCATTGCAAGATAGAAACGGGAGTCTGGCTCAGCGGCGTGGTTCTGGTGCATCAATTTATAACTATCGGCAAGTGGTGTTATGCTGCCGGGATGGCGGGGATCAATAAGGACGTTCCGCCATTTCTTATTGTCAGCGGTCATTATCCGCCGAAGGTCCGCGGCGTTAACAAGCGCGGGCTGGCCAGGGCCGGCCTGAACGAGCAGCAGCAGCAGAAAATAATGGAAGCCTATAGGAAGCTTTACCGCAAGAGCAGAACGCTGCTTGAGAATGCAAAAGCGATGGAGAAAGAGGACGGACTGGATGAGAACGTTCGGGCAATGCTTGAGTCGATAATCAGGAGCAGCGAGCAGCGGTTCGGCAGACACCTCGAGAAGTTTAGACATTGA